A genome region from Microbacterium terricola includes the following:
- a CDS encoding DUF4307 domain-containing protein gives MTTTQQMLDERYGRHSARRRRWTLGIIVGVAAVAVGLFAWMTVAGALDDVDVDATGFHVVDERTVTIDFQFIAPPGRSVACALEAQDTQHGIVGWRVVEYPASDEHSRAFQETVPTVAEATTGFVNSCWVT, from the coding sequence ATGACGACCACCCAGCAGATGCTCGACGAGCGCTACGGACGCCACAGCGCGCGGCGCCGGCGCTGGACGCTGGGCATCATCGTGGGGGTGGCCGCGGTCGCCGTGGGGCTTTTCGCCTGGATGACGGTCGCCGGCGCGCTGGACGACGTCGACGTCGACGCCACGGGCTTCCACGTGGTCGACGAGCGCACCGTGACGATCGACTTCCAGTTCATCGCTCCGCCCGGGCGGTCGGTCGCGTGCGCGCTGGAGGCGCAGGACACCCAGCATGGGATCGTGGGCTGGCGGGTCGTCGAGTATCCCGCGTCCGACGAGCATTCCCGCGCGTTCCAGGAGACGGTACCGACAGTCGCCGAGGCGACGACGGGTTTTGTCAACTCCTGCTGGGTGACGTAG
- the greA gene encoding transcription elongation factor GreA, translating to MSSDAPVTFLTQDAYDRLAAELEQLSTVGREEIAKRIEAAREEGDLKENGGYHAAKDEQGKQEARIRTLQHLLKNASVGEAPESSGVVEPGTVVTANVAGGEEVFLLGNREIAANSELDVYSEASPLGAAILGLKEGEKTSYTAPNGRDIAVEVIKVETYNGQ from the coding sequence GTGTCCAGCGATGCCCCCGTGACCTTCCTCACGCAGGATGCCTACGACCGGCTCGCCGCCGAGCTCGAGCAGCTGTCGACGGTCGGCCGTGAAGAGATCGCCAAGCGCATCGAGGCAGCCCGCGAAGAGGGCGACCTCAAGGAGAACGGCGGCTACCACGCCGCCAAGGATGAGCAGGGCAAGCAGGAGGCCCGCATCCGCACCCTCCAGCACCTGCTCAAGAACGCCTCCGTCGGCGAGGCTCCCGAGAGCAGCGGCGTCGTGGAGCCGGGCACCGTCGTCACCGCGAACGTCGCGGGCGGCGAAGAGGTGTTCCTGCTCGGCAACCGCGAGATCGCCGCGAACTCGGAGCTCGACGTGTACAGCGAGGCGTCGCCCCTGGGTGCCGCGATCCTCGGCCTCAAGGAGGGCGAGAAGACGTCGTACACCGCGCCGAACGGGCGCGACATCGCCGTCGAGGTCATCAAGGTCGAGACCTACAACGGCCAGTAG
- the ilvA gene encoding threonine ammonia-lyase, producing the protein MTRPTLAAFEDAAALLADVIVRTPIDESQHLTELLGVPVYLKLENLQRTGSFKIRGAAYRLSRLTPEERARGVVAASAGNHAQGVAMAAQALGIHATIFMPLGVPVPKLLATRGYGADVILDGATVETPLRLAAEFAERTGAVLIHPFDHDDIIVGQGTLGLEIMDAVPDLDTIIMGIGGGGLIAGVAAAAKARAEAEGRRIRVIGVQAENSAAYPSSLAAGMPLEVATTPTIADGIAVARPGDIPFEIIRDLVDEVVTVSDDDIARALLVLLERAKQVVEPAGAVGVAAILAGKIHATGPTLSILSGGNIDPLLLQRVVAHGLAASGRYMTLRIPLPDRPGQLARVSDLLSKAGANVTEVMHTRHGQGLQISEVILQLSVETRGEEHRAQVIATLEEAGFAPTVVLD; encoded by the coding sequence GTGACCCGGCCCACCCTGGCGGCGTTCGAGGACGCCGCCGCCCTCTTGGCGGACGTCATCGTCCGCACCCCCATCGACGAGTCCCAGCACCTCACCGAGCTGCTCGGCGTCCCCGTCTACCTCAAGCTCGAGAACCTGCAGCGCACCGGGTCGTTCAAGATCCGCGGCGCGGCCTACCGGCTCTCCCGGCTCACCCCGGAGGAGCGCGCGAGGGGAGTGGTGGCCGCCTCCGCCGGCAACCACGCGCAGGGCGTCGCCATGGCCGCGCAGGCGCTGGGGATCCACGCGACGATCTTCATGCCGCTGGGCGTGCCGGTGCCCAAGCTCCTGGCCACCCGGGGCTACGGCGCGGACGTGATCCTCGACGGGGCAACGGTCGAGACGCCGCTGCGCCTCGCGGCCGAGTTCGCCGAGCGCACCGGTGCCGTGCTGATCCACCCGTTCGACCACGACGACATCATCGTCGGCCAGGGCACCCTGGGCCTGGAGATCATGGATGCGGTCCCCGACCTCGACACGATCATCATGGGCATCGGCGGCGGTGGCCTGATCGCCGGCGTCGCCGCGGCCGCCAAGGCCCGCGCGGAAGCCGAGGGCCGCCGCATCCGCGTCATCGGCGTCCAGGCCGAGAACTCCGCGGCGTACCCGTCCTCGCTCGCCGCCGGAATGCCGCTCGAGGTGGCCACGACCCCGACGATCGCCGACGGCATCGCGGTCGCCCGGCCGGGCGACATCCCGTTCGAGATCATCCGCGACCTCGTGGACGAGGTCGTCACCGTCAGCGACGACGACATCGCCCGTGCGCTGCTGGTGCTGCTGGAGCGTGCGAAGCAGGTCGTCGAGCCCGCGGGGGCGGTCGGCGTCGCCGCGATCCTGGCCGGCAAGATCCACGCCACCGGTCCGACCCTGTCGATCCTTTCCGGCGGCAACATCGACCCGCTGCTGCTGCAGCGCGTGGTCGCACACGGACTGGCGGCATCCGGCCGCTACATGACCCTGCGCATCCCGCTGCCCGACCGACCTGGTCAGCTGGCCCGCGTCTCCGATCTGCTGTCGAAGGCGGGCGCCAACGTGACCGAGGTCATGCACACACGCCACGGCCAGGGCCTGCAGATCAGCGAGGTGATCCTGCAGCTGAGCGTGGAGACGCGCGGCGAGGAGCACCGGGCGCAGGTCATCGCCACGCTCGAGGAGGCCGGCTTCGCGCCGACCGTCGTGCTCGACTAG
- a CDS encoding AI-2E family transporter: protein MSGTDDKPRGPVVYIARDRRRTRRDAVADALPQGLRVATAYSWRLLVIAAAIGVGIWLVIQLKLLVIPLMVGILITALLWPGFAWMLRHHLPRWLAIVVAVAGTLIIVGGLLWLVIWQVAREWPSVRASTVDAVEQFREYLINGPLHLTAGQIDDLLAQGWSFLQQQAELLWSGALAIGTTVGHVATGAVLSLFILLCLLADGGGIWRWTVRLFPVKARPAADGAGRAGWVTVVNYARTQLLVATIDAVGIGLGAALLGVPLAIPVAVLVFLGAFVPIVGAVVTGTVAVFLALVYNGPWIALWMLVVVLGVQQLEGHVLQPLLMGSAVKVHPLAVVLVVAGGAMIAGIPGALFAVPLAAFVNVVAVYLSARAWETGASPTGDLIWSTVPRPRRTPA, encoded by the coding sequence ATGAGCGGCACCGACGACAAGCCCCGCGGGCCGGTCGTCTACATCGCGCGTGACCGCCGGCGCACCCGCCGCGACGCCGTCGCCGATGCACTCCCGCAGGGCCTGCGCGTCGCCACCGCCTACTCGTGGCGGCTCCTGGTCATCGCGGCGGCCATCGGCGTCGGCATCTGGCTGGTCATCCAGCTGAAGCTGCTCGTCATCCCGCTCATGGTCGGCATCCTGATCACCGCGCTGCTCTGGCCCGGATTCGCCTGGATGCTGCGGCACCATCTTCCGCGCTGGCTGGCGATCGTCGTCGCGGTGGCCGGAACGCTGATCATCGTCGGCGGACTGCTCTGGCTCGTGATCTGGCAGGTCGCGAGGGAATGGCCCTCAGTCCGCGCGAGCACGGTGGACGCCGTCGAGCAGTTCCGCGAGTACCTCATCAACGGACCGCTCCACCTCACGGCAGGTCAGATCGACGACCTCCTCGCGCAGGGATGGAGCTTCCTGCAGCAGCAGGCGGAGCTGCTGTGGTCGGGAGCGCTCGCGATCGGCACCACCGTCGGGCATGTCGCCACCGGCGCGGTGCTGTCGCTGTTCATCCTGCTCTGCCTGCTCGCCGACGGCGGCGGCATCTGGCGCTGGACCGTGCGTCTCTTCCCGGTCAAGGCGCGCCCCGCCGCCGATGGCGCCGGCCGCGCCGGCTGGGTCACCGTCGTCAACTACGCGCGCACGCAGCTGCTGGTCGCCACGATCGACGCGGTGGGCATCGGCCTGGGCGCCGCCCTGCTCGGCGTCCCCCTCGCGATCCCCGTCGCGGTGCTGGTGTTCCTCGGCGCGTTCGTGCCCATCGTCGGCGCGGTCGTCACCGGCACGGTCGCCGTGTTCCTCGCCCTCGTCTACAACGGGCCGTGGATCGCGCTGTGGATGCTGGTGGTCGTGCTCGGCGTGCAGCAGCTCGAGGGACACGTGCTGCAGCCGCTGCTGATGGGGTCGGCCGTCAAGGTCCACCCGCTCGCCGTCGTGCTCGTCGTGGCCGGAGGCGCCATGATCGCCGGCATCCCCGGAGCCCTGTTCGCGGTGCCCCTCGCCGCGTTCGTCAACGTCGTCGCCGTGTACCTGAGTGCGCGCGCCTGGGAGACCGGTGCGTCGCCGACCGGCGATCTGATCTGGAGCACAGTTCCCCGTCCGAGGAGGACCCCCGCGTGA